The Thermostichus vulcanus str. 'Rupite' genome window below encodes:
- the sufB gene encoding Fe-S cluster assembly protein SufB, which produces MSTSVRTLVNQPYKYGFVTDIASDSIGKGLSEEVIRLIWAKKGEPDFMLDFRLRAYRQWLKMSEPSWPNVTYPPIDYQDIVYYSAPKLKEKKKSLDEVDPVLLETFEKLGIPLSEQKRLSNVAVDAIFDSVSVATTFREKLAKVGVIFCSISEALKEYPDLVQKYMGSVVPVSDNYYAALNSAVFSDGSFVYIPKGVQCPMELSTYFRINNGESGQFERTLIIAEEGSSVSYLEGCTAPMFDTNQLHAAVVELIAMDNAEIKYSTVQNWYAGDENGKGGIYNFVTKRGLCQGVNSKISWTQVETGSAITWKYPSCVLVGENSVGEFYSVALTNNYQQADTGTKMIHIGRNTRSTIISKGISAGHSKNSYRGLVKMGPKAEGARNFSQCDSMLIGDQCSANTFPYIQVQNNSAKVEHEASTSKIGEEQLFYFQSRGISMEDAVSMIISGFCKDVFNQLPMEFAVEADRLLSLKLEGSVG; this is translated from the coding sequence ATGTCTACTAGCGTCCGCACCCTGGTTAATCAGCCCTACAAGTACGGGTTTGTGACCGATATTGCCTCCGACTCCATTGGTAAAGGGTTGAGCGAGGAGGTGATTCGGCTGATCTGGGCTAAAAAAGGTGAGCCGGATTTTATGCTGGATTTTCGCCTGCGGGCCTATCGGCAATGGTTGAAAATGAGCGAGCCCTCTTGGCCGAATGTCACCTATCCGCCCATCGACTATCAAGACATCGTCTACTACTCTGCCCCCAAGCTGAAAGAGAAGAAAAAAAGCTTGGACGAAGTGGATCCCGTTTTGCTGGAGACCTTTGAGAAATTAGGGATCCCTCTGTCGGAACAGAAGCGGCTCAGCAATGTGGCGGTGGATGCCATTTTTGATAGCGTTTCGGTGGCCACCACCTTCCGGGAGAAACTGGCCAAAGTTGGGGTGATCTTTTGCTCCATTTCCGAAGCCCTTAAAGAGTATCCCGATTTGGTACAGAAATACATGGGCAGTGTGGTTCCGGTTTCCGACAACTATTATGCCGCTTTGAACTCCGCAGTGTTTAGCGATGGCTCCTTTGTCTATATTCCCAAAGGGGTACAGTGCCCGATGGAGTTGTCTACCTATTTCCGCATTAACAATGGTGAATCGGGTCAGTTTGAGCGTACCTTGATCATCGCCGAGGAGGGATCCTCCGTCAGTTACCTGGAAGGGTGTACTGCCCCCATGTTTGATACCAACCAGCTCCATGCGGCGGTGGTGGAATTGATCGCCATGGACAATGCCGAAATTAAATACTCTACCGTACAGAACTGGTATGCAGGGGATGAGAACGGCAAGGGTGGCATCTACAACTTTGTCACCAAGCGCGGTCTCTGTCAGGGTGTGAATTCCAAAATTTCCTGGACACAAGTGGAAACGGGATCCGCCATTACCTGGAAGTACCCCAGTTGTGTATTGGTGGGGGAAAACTCTGTCGGTGAATTTTATTCCGTTGCCCTAACCAACAACTACCAGCAAGCGGATACCGGCACCAAAATGATCCACATTGGTCGCAACACCCGCAGCACGATCATTTCCAAAGGCATCTCGGCAGGGCATTCTAAAAATAGCTACCGGGGCTTGGTAAAAATGGGGCCAAAGGCGGAGGGAGCGCGCAATTTTTCTCAGTGCGATTCCATGTTGATCGGGGATCAATGCAGCGCCAATACATTCCCCTACATTCAGGTGCAGAACAACAGCGCCAAGGTGGAGCACGAAGCTTCAACCTCTAAAATTGGCGAAGAACAGTTGTTCTATTTCCAATCCCGTGGGATCAGCATGGAAGATGCTGTTTCCATGATCATCAGCGGCTTTTGTAAGGATGTGTTCAACCAGTTGCCGATGGAGTTTGCCGTCGAGGCTGATCGTCTGCTGAGCTTGAAGCTAGAGGGATCCGTTGGCTGA
- a CDS encoding RNA-guided endonuclease TnpB family protein gives MKRVTTTLKLKFLDLNAVKAEMFAQTVWATTALANELLRISPKERKALTTAKVVTPLKSALSNQVIRVLKGKAGQRVKHFKVFWPEVNNQNWKLHKVGSTYSVSFPTIQGDKRVPLEVGSSYYAERLERILAEQDCERGTLKLMQIRGVWYAVLSITWDVPEVKSTERLGVDRGQNRLAVAATRWGRAVFFGGGEVAYRRRRFQKRRAQLQQAGKYRALKRLERKEARWMRAVNHTVSRRIVRFAKAVNADVWMEDLSGIRQSRQSQKARSDAGKSRHTWSYYDLEWKVAYKLEMAGRTLHKRPAAYTSKIDHRTGLLGKRVGHLFTGQDGYCCDADWNAAMNLAQWDGFACPLSLKEAVSVMGAVGSGDGVLGNPLNSMNTLRLQAVGG, from the coding sequence ATGAAACGGGTCACCACCACACTCAAGCTCAAGTTTCTTGATCTCAACGCGGTCAAAGCAGAGATGTTTGCCCAGACGGTTTGGGCGACAACCGCACTGGCAAACGAACTGCTCCGCATCAGTCCAAAGGAACGAAAAGCATTAACAACCGCCAAAGTGGTGACACCCCTCAAGTCGGCCCTCTCCAACCAGGTGATTCGTGTCCTGAAGGGGAAAGCCGGCCAGCGGGTCAAGCACTTCAAAGTGTTCTGGCCAGAGGTCAACAACCAAAACTGGAAGCTGCACAAAGTAGGTAGCACCTACTCAGTGAGCTTCCCCACGATTCAGGGTGACAAGCGGGTTCCCCTTGAGGTTGGCAGTTCCTACTATGCCGAGCGTCTTGAGCGCATCCTGGCCGAGCAGGATTGTGAACGGGGAACCTTGAAACTGATGCAAATACGTGGGGTTTGGTATGCTGTTCTGTCTATCACTTGGGATGTTCCCGAAGTGAAGAGTACGGAGCGGTTAGGTGTTGACCGGGGGCAGAACCGTTTGGCAGTGGCGGCCACCCGTTGGGGTCGGGCGGTGTTTTTTGGGGGTGGAGAGGTAGCCTATCGTCGTCGGCGTTTCCAGAAGCGTCGTGCCCAGTTGCAACAGGCGGGTAAATACCGAGCACTCAAGCGACTGGAGCGCAAAGAAGCCCGTTGGATGAGGGCAGTCAACCACACCGTTAGCCGCCGCATTGTGCGGTTTGCCAAGGCGGTGAATGCGGATGTGTGGATGGAAGACCTCTCGGGTATTCGCCAATCCAGACAGAGCCAGAAGGCGCGTTCGGATGCCGGGAAATCGCGCCATACCTGGTCGTACTACGACCTGGAGTGGAAGGTTGCCTACAAGCTGGAAATGGCGGGTAGGACGCTGCACAAGCGTCCGGCTGCCTACACATCCAAAATCGACCACCGCACGGGGTTATTGGGTAAACGAGTTGGGCATCTGTTCACCGGGCAGGACGGGTATTGCTGTGATGCCGACTGGAACGCGGCTATGAACCTAGCCCAGTGGGACGGATTCGCGTGTCCTCTGAGTCTAAAAGAAGCCGTATCTGTAATGGGTGCGGTCGGCTCAGGGGATGGGGTACTTGGCAATCCCCTGAACTCCATGAATACCTTGCGGCTTCAAGCTGTGGGGGGCTAG
- the sufC gene encoding Fe-S cluster assembly ATPase SufC → MISENSSLILSVQDLTAEIEGKPILKGLNLEIKSGEIHAIMGPNGSGKSTFSKILAGHPDYTVTGGEILYLGQNLLEMEPEERARAGVFLAFQYPVEIPGVSNVDFLRIAYNARQKYRDQPELDALDFDDFVREKLGIVKMDPAFLDRSVNEGFSGGEKKRNEILQMAILEPTLAILDETDSGLDIDALRTVANGINHLATPDNAMLLITHYQRLLDYVTPDYVHVMEGGRIVTSGDKTLALELEERGYDWIRDQDPAIAGSPTP, encoded by the coding sequence ATGATTAGCGAGAACAGTTCTTTGATTTTATCTGTGCAGGATCTCACAGCCGAGATTGAGGGAAAACCTATCCTAAAGGGACTCAATCTGGAAATTAAGTCCGGCGAGATCCACGCCATCATGGGACCCAACGGATCGGGCAAAAGCACCTTCTCAAAAATTCTGGCTGGTCACCCCGATTACACCGTCACAGGTGGCGAGATACTGTATTTGGGGCAAAACCTCTTGGAGATGGAGCCTGAGGAGCGGGCGCGAGCGGGTGTATTTTTGGCTTTTCAATACCCGGTTGAAATTCCAGGTGTGAGCAATGTTGATTTTTTACGGATTGCCTACAACGCTCGACAAAAGTATCGGGATCAACCGGAATTGGATGCTCTAGATTTTGATGATTTTGTGCGAGAAAAGTTGGGGATTGTCAAAATGGATCCCGCCTTCTTGGATCGCTCGGTGAATGAGGGGTTCTCAGGCGGGGAGAAAAAGCGCAATGAGATTTTGCAAATGGCGATTTTGGAGCCGACCCTAGCCATTTTGGACGAGACAGACTCAGGTTTGGACATCGATGCCCTGCGTACAGTAGCCAATGGCATCAATCATCTTGCCACTCCCGACAATGCCATGTTGCTGATTACCCACTACCAACGGTTGCTTGACTATGTCACTCCCGATTACGTGCATGTGATGGAGGGAGGCCGCATTGTGACCAGTGGGGATAAGACCCTAGCTCTGGAACTGGAAGAGCGAGGCTACGACTGGATTCGGGATCAGGATCCGGCAATCGCGGGATCCCCAACGCCGTAA
- the sufR gene encoding iron-sulfur cluster biosynthesis transcriptional regulator SufR produces MNSAHKTTQQASSKQAILVYLRKSGQANAQTLAEYLQISPQAIRRHLKDLEAEGLIAHLPQQNGLGRPQHVYQLSPLGEEQFPASYDDFALGLLNTLAETVGSEQMGSILQHQWQRKAQEYQSQLGSGSLRERVERLVELRQSEGYMAEYHPYCGELADPSATKPPEQYILIEHNCAIAQIAQTFPSVCGYELEMFAAALPDCQVERINWQVNGEHQCGYLIAKPSSKSV; encoded by the coding sequence GTGAACAGCGCACACAAGACCACTCAGCAGGCTTCCAGCAAGCAGGCCATCTTGGTTTATCTGCGCAAATCGGGCCAAGCCAATGCCCAAACTCTGGCGGAATACCTGCAAATTTCTCCACAAGCAATTCGACGCCACCTCAAAGATCTAGAAGCGGAAGGGTTAATCGCTCATCTTCCCCAACAGAACGGATTGGGTCGCCCACAGCATGTTTATCAGCTCAGCCCACTGGGAGAAGAGCAGTTTCCCGCCAGCTATGACGATTTTGCCCTTGGCCTCCTCAACACCTTGGCAGAAACCGTGGGATCTGAACAGATGGGATCCATTTTGCAGCACCAGTGGCAGCGCAAGGCACAGGAATACCAGTCTCAGCTTGGCTCCGGATCCCTGCGGGAACGGGTGGAGCGCTTGGTGGAGTTGCGCCAGTCGGAAGGCTATATGGCCGAGTACCATCCTTACTGCGGAGAACTGGCTGACCCGTCTGCAACAAAACCACCGGAGCAGTACATTTTAATTGAGCACAACTGTGCCATTGCCCAAATTGCCCAGACCTTTCCCAGTGTATGTGGATATGAACTGGAAATGTTTGCAGCGGCCTTGCCCGATTGCCAGGTGGAGCGCATCAACTGGCAGGTGAATGGGGAACATCAGTGTGGCTATCTCATCGCCAAACCCAGTTCTAAATCGGTTTAA
- a CDS encoding S-layer homology domain-containing protein, translating to MFSSLFTPRAAWTGVVLSGAMLGIHCQVAMAAPFRDTSGHWAQTYIQALSSQGVLNGFPDGTFRPNEPVTRAQFATIVNTAFRLSNTSGTYIGFRDVPYTHWAANAISTAAANNLIAGFPDGSYRPEQPVTRTESLVVLTNAIGNTQAIPAAQPSDLFSRYRDAAAIPNWALPQIAAAHQAGLIVNYPDPMLLEPNRAATRAEVAAFTYQAMVNRGSLVAQNLGSFNPYNPTPQAGFNLRLSTLAAGTLIPTTTTFNERLYIAPNETRPISLIVNNPIRNAQGDIVVPYGSRVDGRFEPAPGGTRFVAESVIVNNQLFPLAAQSDVIHDVKDPRYTTSGKIIQDAAIGAAAGAILGLVTGDNAIATEEVLGAGVAGAVIGNVTAPQVVVLDPNQVIELRLTQDLAIARQ from the coding sequence ATGTTTTCCTCCCTTTTTACCCCACGTGCGGCTTGGACAGGGGTGGTTCTGTCCGGGGCTATGCTAGGCATTCACTGTCAGGTAGCCATGGCCGCTCCCTTCCGCGATACTTCGGGTCATTGGGCCCAAACTTACATTCAGGCTCTCTCCTCACAGGGGGTATTGAATGGTTTTCCCGACGGCACCTTTCGCCCCAACGAGCCGGTAACCCGCGCCCAATTTGCCACCATTGTCAATACAGCCTTTCGCCTCAGCAACACCTCTGGCACCTATATCGGCTTCCGGGATGTGCCCTATACCCATTGGGCTGCTAATGCCATTTCCACCGCTGCCGCCAACAATTTGATCGCTGGTTTTCCCGATGGTAGCTATCGCCCTGAGCAGCCCGTAACCCGCACAGAGTCTTTGGTGGTTCTCACCAACGCCATCGGCAATACCCAAGCTATCCCAGCTGCACAACCCAGCGATCTCTTCAGTCGGTACCGGGATGCGGCGGCCATTCCCAACTGGGCCCTTCCCCAAATTGCCGCTGCCCATCAGGCGGGCTTGATCGTGAACTATCCCGACCCAATGCTCTTGGAGCCCAACCGCGCTGCTACCCGAGCGGAGGTGGCCGCCTTTACCTACCAAGCTATGGTCAATCGGGGATCCCTGGTGGCGCAAAATCTGGGTAGCTTTAACCCCTACAACCCCACCCCCCAAGCAGGTTTCAACCTGCGTCTTTCTACACTGGCGGCGGGCACCCTCATACCAACCACTACCACCTTCAACGAGCGCCTCTACATCGCCCCCAACGAAACTCGTCCCATTTCTTTGATCGTCAACAATCCCATCCGCAATGCCCAAGGAGATATTGTGGTGCCCTACGGCTCTCGGGTGGATGGCCGCTTTGAACCGGCTCCGGGGGGAACTCGCTTTGTGGCTGAAAGTGTGATCGTCAACAATCAGTTGTTTCCTTTAGCAGCCCAATCGGATGTGATTCACGACGTTAAGGATCCCCGCTACACCACCTCTGGCAAAATCATCCAAGATGCGGCCATTGGTGCAGCTGCCGGAGCGATCCTTGGCTTGGTCACCGGAGACAACGCCATTGCTACAGAGGAAGTGCTGGGGGCGGGGGTTGCTGGCGCGGTGATCGGTAATGTGACGGCTCCGCAGGTGGTGGTGTTGGATCCCAATCAGGTGATCGAGCTACGTCTGACTCAGGATCTGGCTATAGCCCGACAATAG
- the folP gene encoding dihydropteroate synthase, whose product MNVTPDSFSDGGRFKAPEVAIATGRTLLAEGAHLLDIGGESTAPGRQPLEAEEELARIEPVVQALAGEAFLSIDTYHSKTAARCLALGARMINDTSALQADPKLADVVREHQAFLVLMHAKDAPLPHVTPTERHYQDVVGEVGDFLARRVDYALAQGIPVERLILDPGWGAFLSHNPEYTFELLRGLERLVTRFHPIPILVAISRKGALKVPLAERDPLSQLVALIAVARGALYVRTHAPKMMAQFLEVSQQCGWPLPGLSSFQERVNRS is encoded by the coding sequence TTGAATGTAACCCCCGACAGCTTCTCTGACGGTGGACGATTCAAGGCTCCTGAGGTAGCTATTGCTACTGGACGAACCCTACTGGCGGAGGGTGCCCATCTCTTGGATATAGGGGGAGAATCTACAGCCCCTGGCCGTCAGCCTCTTGAAGCGGAAGAAGAGCTGGCCCGCATTGAGCCGGTGGTGCAGGCTTTGGCCGGTGAGGCTTTTCTCTCGATTGATACCTATCATTCCAAGACAGCCGCCCGCTGCTTGGCTCTGGGTGCCCGTATGATTAACGATACCTCTGCCTTACAGGCTGACCCGAAGCTGGCCGATGTGGTGCGGGAACATCAGGCGTTCCTGGTGTTGATGCATGCCAAAGATGCACCTTTGCCCCACGTCACTCCTACTGAGCGGCACTATCAGGATGTGGTTGGTGAAGTCGGGGATTTTCTCGCCCGGCGGGTTGATTATGCCTTAGCTCAAGGAATCCCGGTGGAGCGGCTGATACTGGATCCCGGTTGGGGAGCTTTTTTGAGCCATAACCCAGAGTATACGTTCGAACTGCTGCGCGGGTTGGAGAGGCTGGTAACCCGCTTTCACCCCATCCCCATTCTGGTAGCCATCTCCCGCAAGGGAGCCCTTAAAGTACCCCTAGCAGAACGGGATCCCCTCTCCCAATTGGTGGCTCTGATTGCTGTGGCTCGCGGGGCACTCTATGTGCGTACCCACGCCCCCAAAATGATGGCCCAGTTTCTAGAAGTAAGCCAGCAGTGCGGTTGGCCTCTGCCGGGACTTTCAAGCTTTCAAGAAAGAGTGAACCGGAGTTAA
- the sufD gene encoding Fe-S cluster assembly protein SufD: protein MSSTLQKPLHGRPFLDHLLAQMPDPQDPYAALRGQARAQLAELGIPTTRDEDWKYSDLSPLLAHDFQLSTPLSTPLGSLHPPDVEAYVWPESSHSCVVFVNGYFAPQLSDLSALPEAVQVESLGQAEAGWLTSQLQTIATEDVFTTLNTAQLGDVVSIRVPKNLEGMPPLQVLFLSLAPDTQPILTQPRCWVSLEAHSHLTIIEDHVSLGPGIPFSNAVTEIHLADNARLHHVILQRQGSAAFQISKTAVRQSRDSHYQQHALQWGSQFSRHNLEITQIGSQAHTDLKGLTLLRGSQHSDTHSRLVHQVPQGSSRQLHKCIVDETAHAVFRGRVLVCQAAQLTDAAQSNRNLLLSPKARVDTQPQLEIFADNVKCAHGATVSQLETEEIFYLQSRGIAQEQARQLLTYAFAAEVLAGIPLAALSQKLPQLSLPS from the coding sequence ATGAGCTCCACCCTGCAAAAACCACTCCATGGCCGCCCATTCCTGGATCACCTCCTGGCCCAGATGCCGGATCCGCAGGATCCTTACGCCGCCCTTAGAGGCCAAGCCCGTGCCCAACTGGCGGAATTGGGGATCCCGACCACCCGTGACGAGGACTGGAAATACAGCGATCTCTCACCGCTGTTGGCCCATGACTTTCAGCTCAGTACGCCGTTGAGCACCCCGTTGGGATCTCTCCATCCCCCTGATGTAGAAGCCTACGTTTGGCCGGAGAGCTCTCACAGTTGTGTGGTTTTTGTCAATGGCTACTTTGCCCCTCAGCTTTCGGATTTGAGTGCTTTGCCAGAAGCTGTACAGGTTGAGTCTCTGGGGCAGGCGGAGGCGGGTTGGTTGACCAGCCAGTTGCAAACCATCGCCACAGAAGATGTTTTCACGACTCTGAACACGGCGCAGTTGGGGGATGTGGTCAGCATTCGGGTTCCCAAAAACCTTGAGGGTATGCCGCCATTACAGGTGCTGTTTCTGAGCCTAGCACCCGATACCCAGCCAATTTTGACCCAGCCCCGTTGTTGGGTATCTCTAGAAGCCCATAGCCACCTGACAATCATTGAGGATCATGTGTCGTTGGGGCCAGGGATCCCTTTTAGCAATGCCGTCACCGAGATCCACCTGGCCGACAATGCCCGCCTGCACCATGTGATTCTGCAAAGACAGGGATCCGCAGCCTTTCAGATTAGTAAAACAGCCGTTCGCCAGAGCCGCGATAGCCACTACCAGCAACACGCCCTCCAGTGGGGATCCCAGTTTTCCCGCCACAACCTAGAAATTACCCAGATCGGATCCCAGGCTCATACTGACTTGAAAGGGCTGACCTTGCTGCGGGGATCCCAGCACAGCGATACCCACTCCCGCCTTGTCCACCAAGTTCCCCAGGGCAGCAGCCGCCAACTGCACAAGTGCATTGTGGATGAGACCGCTCACGCCGTATTCCGAGGGCGAGTGTTGGTGTGCCAGGCGGCCCAACTGACGGATGCTGCCCAGTCCAACCGCAACCTGCTGCTGTCCCCAAAAGCGCGGGTCGATACCCAACCGCAACTGGAGATCTTCGCCGACAACGTTAAATGTGCCCATGGGGCCACCGTCAGCCAACTGGAAACAGAAGAGATCTTTTACCTGCAAAGCCGGGGAATCGCCCAGGAGCAAGCCCGACAACTGCTCACCTATGCCTTTGCAGCGGAAGTCTTGGCCGGGATCCCGTTGGCCGCCCTTTCCCAGAAGCTGCCTCAACTGAGCCTACCCAGCTGA
- the folK gene encoding 2-amino-4-hydroxy-6-hydroxymethyldihydropteridine diphosphokinase, with product MDCRAIVALGANLGRPRHAFETALALLEREAGPILARSRWITTPALVHPSDPVREQPPYLNGVVILATALEPEALLSVLHRIEQALGRDRSHELLPWQPRLLDLDLVAMEDKVRLPPACPILPHPRMHERDFVLGPLCELWPDWRHPILGRTAAELLTNLPQS from the coding sequence GTGGACTGCCGCGCCATCGTTGCCCTGGGTGCCAATCTGGGCCGACCGCGACATGCTTTTGAAACGGCACTCGCCCTGCTGGAACGGGAAGCTGGCCCAATCCTGGCCCGTTCCCGTTGGATTACAACGCCCGCGCTTGTGCATCCGAGCGATCCCGTGCGGGAGCAGCCGCCCTATCTCAATGGCGTCGTTATCTTGGCAACAGCTCTTGAGCCAGAAGCCCTTCTAAGTGTCTTGCACCGTATCGAGCAAGCGCTGGGTCGTGACCGCAGCCACGAGCTTTTGCCTTGGCAGCCCCGTCTTCTGGATCTCGACCTTGTGGCGATGGAAGACAAGGTGCGTCTACCACCGGCCTGTCCCATCCTTCCCCACCCGCGTATGCACGAACGAGATTTTGTCCTCGGCCCTTTGTGTGAGCTTTGGCCGGACTGGCGCCACCCGATCCTGGGGCGGACGGCTGCTGAACTTTTAACAAATCTCCCCCAAAGCTAG
- the mscL gene encoding large-conductance mechanosensitive channel protein MscL produces the protein MRGFLEEFKQFIDRGNVLDIAIGVVIGGAFGRVVSSFVADLFTPVLGLVIGGVSFQDLVWRIGGTPEAPVMINYGSFLQAVFDFVIIAFAIFLLVKTINSMQRKRDAAPAVPPPTPPEVVLLTEIRDILSRGSR, from the coding sequence ATGAGAGGGTTCCTAGAGGAGTTCAAACAATTCATTGACCGAGGCAATGTTTTAGACATAGCCATTGGCGTTGTGATTGGAGGTGCTTTCGGTAGGGTTGTTTCCTCTTTTGTGGCGGATTTGTTTACCCCAGTTTTGGGTCTGGTGATCGGTGGAGTCAGCTTTCAAGATTTGGTTTGGAGAATTGGGGGTACCCCTGAAGCTCCGGTCATGATCAACTACGGCAGCTTTCTGCAGGCGGTGTTTGATTTTGTCATCATCGCCTTTGCCATCTTCCTGCTGGTGAAAACGATCAACTCCATGCAACGAAAAAGAGACGCAGCTCCCGCCGTCCCTCCGCCGACCCCGCCAGAAGTGGTCTTGCTCACGGAGATTCGGGATATCCTCAGTCGCGGATCCCGTTAA
- a CDS encoding tetratricopeptide repeat protein yields MQEPTLPSVQERLLKGIQAQQAGELQQAEAIYLEILAEYPEQADALHLLGTVSQALGELELAASLIESAIEQNPQVALYHHNLGVVYESLGQLENALSCYQKSLQLNPQALTSAFQASKLLLNLRRSEEAIPLLNSLLGHHPSQSGIPLAEVHLYLAIACRDQGEHSVALSHLEQALILDPDLAQARWFYHLYLPAVYQNEQELEYFRSRFIKHLDILIEETPLETQEQQKTALSASGLGTNHYLQYQGFNDIELQRKYANFVQSIVKACYPEWSSPPPPRSRSKGDPIRVGFLSDSMRACSYSRLSLGWVKYLNAHLNADLSTNQANPDRIDRKFKIFAYHVDPKTDFMTELYRQYADTFRHIPAGLEAVATQVLQDQLDVLVYLEIGLSPLILQLASLRLAPVQCSTWAHPVTSGLSTIDYFLSSDLMEPDNGQEHYSETLIRLPHLGTCFEKPALPKQNRYRTDFGLRKDAVVYLTCQYLGKYLPQYDYLFAAIAKRVPTAQFVFLALPNRAIAEKFRQRLANVFSAYELSLDKHCLILPQLDYEAYLDLNRCADVMLDSYGWSGGITTLEAIAMGLPVITCPGKLMRGRHTYAMLKRMGLTALIAPDLSSYEDLAIQLGSNPEFRHHMATQIQQRRDLLFEDQECVTALGHFLQQVLTLPRLETGGFSLLAPHSLKPQGIHGVQGIAKYPIP; encoded by the coding sequence ATGCAAGAACCTACCCTTCCGTCTGTGCAAGAGAGGCTCCTCAAGGGCATCCAAGCGCAACAAGCAGGGGAACTCCAGCAGGCCGAAGCAATATACCTAGAAATTTTGGCTGAATATCCTGAACAGGCGGATGCTCTGCATCTGTTGGGAACAGTCTCTCAGGCATTGGGTGAACTGGAGCTGGCCGCTTCTTTAATCGAATCGGCGATTGAGCAAAACCCTCAAGTTGCTCTCTACCACCACAATTTGGGCGTTGTTTATGAGTCTCTGGGTCAACTTGAGAATGCCTTGTCTTGTTATCAAAAAAGTCTTCAACTCAATCCTCAGGCTCTTACATCAGCTTTTCAAGCAAGTAAACTCTTATTAAATCTAAGACGAAGCGAAGAAGCAATCCCACTGCTTAACTCACTGTTAGGTCATCACCCATCACAAAGCGGGATCCCTTTGGCAGAGGTGCATCTCTATTTGGCGATTGCTTGTCGGGATCAAGGTGAACATTCTGTTGCCCTCAGTCATCTTGAACAAGCCCTGATTTTGGATCCCGACCTAGCACAAGCCAGATGGTTTTATCATCTCTATCTACCTGCTGTCTATCAGAATGAACAAGAACTTGAGTACTTTCGTTCACGGTTCATTAAACATTTAGATATTTTGATTGAGGAAACTCCTCTAGAGACTCAAGAGCAACAGAAAACTGCCTTGTCAGCTTCTGGTTTAGGAACCAATCATTACTTACAATATCAAGGCTTTAATGACATTGAGCTACAAAGAAAATATGCCAATTTTGTTCAAAGCATTGTAAAAGCCTGTTATCCTGAATGGAGTTCTCCGCCACCTCCAAGGTCTCGCTCCAAAGGGGATCCCATTCGGGTAGGGTTCCTTTCAGACTCCATGCGAGCATGTTCCTACAGTCGCCTGTCCCTGGGCTGGGTAAAGTACTTGAATGCTCATTTGAATGCGGATTTGAGCACCAATCAGGCTAACCCTGATAGGATTGATAGGAAATTTAAGATTTTTGCCTACCATGTGGATCCCAAAACCGATTTCATGACAGAGTTGTATCGTCAATATGCTGATACTTTTCGTCATATCCCAGCCGGCCTTGAAGCAGTAGCAACCCAGGTTTTGCAAGATCAGTTAGACGTTCTGGTGTATCTGGAGATTGGCTTATCCCCTCTTATTTTGCAATTGGCTTCGTTACGCTTGGCTCCGGTGCAATGTTCCACCTGGGCACATCCAGTAACTTCCGGTCTCTCTACCATTGACTACTTTCTCTCCAGCGATTTAATGGAGCCAGACAATGGGCAAGAGCACTACAGTGAGACATTGATCCGGTTGCCCCATTTGGGAACTTGTTTTGAAAAGCCAGCTTTACCAAAACAAAATCGCTACCGTACAGATTTTGGCTTACGGAAAGATGCGGTTGTCTATCTGACTTGCCAATATTTGGGTAAGTATCTTCCACAGTATGATTATCTATTTGCCGCTATTGCCAAGCGGGTGCCGACTGCCCAGTTTGTCTTTTTAGCCCTGCCCAATAGGGCTATTGCTGAGAAATTTCGTCAGCGTTTAGCCAACGTTTTCTCTGCTTACGAGCTGAGTTTAGATAAGCATTGCTTGATATTGCCCCAATTAGATTATGAAGCCTATTTGGATTTGAATCGCTGTGCCGACGTGATGCTGGATTCCTACGGTTGGTCGGGAGGGATCACCACTCTGGAGGCTATTGCGATGGGTTTGCCTGTGATTACCTGTCCTGGGAAACTGATGCGAGGTCGGCATACCTACGCCATGCTGAAAAGAATGGGTTTGACCGCTCTGATCGCCCCAGACCTCTCAAGCTATGAGGATTTAGCCATACAACTGGGATCCAATCCAGAGTTCCGTCACCACATGGCTACTCAGATTCAGCAGCGACGAGACCTCCTCTTTGAGGATCAGGAGTGTGTAACTGCACTGGGCCATTTCTTGCAGCAGGTTTTGACACTCCCCCGGTTAGAAACCGGGGGATTCTCCCTTCTAGCCCCCCACAGCTTGAAGCCGCAAGGTATTCATGGAGTTCAGGGGATTGCCAAGTACCCCATCCCCTGA